In one window of Vibrio sp. JC009 DNA:
- the tatA gene encoding Sec-independent protein translocase subunit TatA codes for MGGISIWQLLIIAVIVVLLFGTKKLRNMGGDLGSAVKGFKKAMNDDEPASKEKDADFEPQNIEQKKEASSSEEVKKDKEQA; via the coding sequence ATGGGTGGTATTAGTATCTGGCAATTGCTTATCATTGCTGTAATTGTTGTATTGCTGTTCGGAACTAAGAAGTTGCGTAATATGGGTGGCGATCTGGGTTCTGCTGTTAAAGGTTTCAAAAAAGCAATGAACGACGATGAGCCTGCGTCAAAAGAGAAAGATGCGGACTTTGAGCCTCAGAATATCGAACAGAAGAAAGAAGCGTCTTCTTCTGAAGAAGTTAAAAAAGACAAAGAGCAGGCATAA
- the tatB gene encoding Sec-independent protein translocase protein TatB: MFDIGFWELILISVVGLVVLGPERLPVAIRSISRFISGAKAMANGVKDELSHELKIQELQDNLKKAEKMSMEELSPDLKASVEELKQAAKDVQRPFADAASSAESAVKPESKTESKAE; encoded by the coding sequence GTGTTTGATATCGGTTTTTGGGAACTGATACTGATTTCCGTTGTTGGTCTGGTTGTTTTAGGACCGGAGCGACTGCCTGTTGCCATTCGCAGTATTTCCAGGTTTATTAGTGGAGCTAAAGCGATGGCCAACGGTGTGAAAGATGAACTTTCCCATGAACTAAAGATTCAGGAACTGCAGGACAACCTGAAGAAGGCCGAAAAGATGAGTATGGAGGAGCTTTCTCCCGATCTTAAGGCTTCAGTTGAAGAGCTGAAACAAGCGGCGAAGGATGTACAGCGCCCGTTTGCTGATGCGGCCTCGTCAGCGGAATCTGCAGTTAAGCCTGAGTCTAAGACAGAAAGTAAAGCCGAGTAG
- the tatC gene encoding twin-arginine translocase subunit TatC, with protein sequence MSSVDQNTQPLISHLLELRNRLLRALAAVLVVFIGLIYFANDIYEFISAPLIERLPEGATMIATDVASPFFTPLKLTLIASIFVAVPFILYQVWAFVAPGLYKHERKLIMPLMFSSSLLFYCGVAFAYYVVFPLVFGFFTAISLGGVEFATDISSYLDFVLALFLAFGIAFEVPVAIILLCWTGATDVQSLKEKRPYIVVGAFVVGMMLTPPDMISQTLLAIPMCLLFEVGLFFARFYTKDRDEEEEEATEE encoded by the coding sequence ATGTCTTCGGTTGATCAGAACACGCAACCTTTAATCAGCCATCTTCTTGAATTAAGAAACCGCCTTCTAAGAGCATTGGCTGCTGTTCTTGTCGTTTTTATCGGTCTGATCTATTTTGCTAACGATATTTACGAATTTATCTCTGCTCCCCTGATTGAGCGTTTGCCCGAAGGGGCAACGATGATCGCAACGGATGTCGCATCTCCGTTTTTTACACCACTGAAGCTGACTCTGATTGCATCAATTTTTGTTGCTGTACCTTTTATCCTTTATCAGGTCTGGGCTTTTGTTGCGCCTGGCTTATATAAGCACGAGCGAAAGCTCATTATGCCGCTGATGTTTTCCAGCTCGCTCCTGTTTTATTGCGGCGTTGCTTTTGCCTATTATGTGGTATTTCCGCTGGTCTTTGGCTTTTTTACCGCCATCTCTCTGGGAGGGGTGGAGTTTGCGACAGATATTTCCAGCTATCTGGATTTTGTGCTGGCTCTGTTCCTTGCCTTTGGTATCGCCTTTGAAGTTCCGGTCGCCATTATCCTGCTTTGCTGGACCGGTGCAACAGATGTTCAGAGTCTGAAGGAGAAGCGCCCTTATATCGTTGTGGGTGCCTTTGTTGTGGGCATGATGCTGACACCACCGGATATGATTTCACAGACCCTTCTTGCCATACCTATGTGTTTACTCTTTGAGGTAGGGCTGTTCTTTGCTCGTTTTTATACTAAAGACAGAGATGAAGAAGAGGAAGAGGCAACTGAGGAGTAG
- a CDS encoding TatD family hydrolase has product MIDTHAHIYAKEFDNDRDEVIERALQQGINQILMPNIDLDSIAPMLETEKAYPQVCKSMMGLHPCYVDADVKKTLETIHNWFEKHNFIAVGEIGIDLYWDKTYRAEQEYALLTQLEWAKEMSLPVVIHTRDSIDETLALLKPVQDGSLSGVFHCFGGSVEEAKAITDLGFHLGLGGVSTFKNGGMDKVIPHLDMQNIILETDCPYLAPVPHRGKRNEPSYTELVAKRIAELKELSLAEVDTLTSENARKLFKL; this is encoded by the coding sequence ATGATCGATACACACGCACATATATACGCAAAAGAATTTGATAACGACAGAGATGAAGTTATCGAAAGAGCCCTTCAGCAGGGCATAAACCAGATACTGATGCCGAATATCGATCTGGACTCTATCGCCCCTATGCTGGAAACAGAAAAAGCTTATCCGCAGGTCTGCAAATCTATGATGGGGCTTCACCCATGTTATGTGGATGCGGATGTGAAGAAAACACTGGAAACCATCCATAACTGGTTCGAAAAGCACAACTTTATCGCAGTGGGCGAAATCGGTATCGATCTGTACTGGGATAAAACCTACCGCGCAGAACAGGAATACGCCCTGCTCACTCAGCTGGAATGGGCCAAAGAGATGAGCCTGCCGGTAGTTATCCACACCCGGGACTCTATTGATGAAACACTCGCGCTGCTAAAACCGGTCCAGGATGGCTCACTTTCCGGTGTGTTCCACTGCTTCGGCGGCTCGGTTGAAGAAGCTAAAGCGATTACCGACCTCGGTTTTCACCTGGGACTGGGTGGTGTATCCACCTTTAAAAATGGCGGAATGGATAAGGTTATTCCGCATCTGGATATGCAAAATATCATTCTGGAGACCGACTGCCCTTACCTTGCGCCTGTTCCACACAGGGGTAAGCGTAATGAACCTTCGTATACAGAGTTAGTGGCAAAACGAATTGCTGAGTTAAAAGAGCTATCTCTTGCCGAGGTGGATACGTTGACCAGTGAGAATGCAAGGAAGCTTTTTAAGCTGTAG
- the hemB gene encoding porphobilinogen synthase, which yields MSVSIQGQFPGRRMRRMRKHDFSRRLMAENQLSVNDLIYPMFILMGKNRREAVESMPGIERVSIDLLIEEAQLLAGLGVPAIALFPVVNQDVKSLNAEEAYNPEGLVQRAVRALKEHVPEMGVITDVALDPFTTHGQDGIIDETGYVLNDETTEVLIKQALSHAEAGADVVAPSDMMDGRIGKIREALEEAGYIYTQIMAYSAKYASSYYGPFRDAVGSASNLKGGNKKNYQMDPANSDEALHEVAMDINEGADMVMVKPGMPYLDVVRRVKSELQVPTYAYQVSGEYAMHKAAIQNGWLKEKEIVLESLLCFKRAGADGILTYFAKDVALWLAEDNAKAKESLSQD from the coding sequence ATGAGTGTTTCAATCCAAGGACAATTTCCCGGACGCAGAATGCGCCGTATGCGTAAGCATGATTTTAGCCGCCGCCTAATGGCAGAGAACCAGTTAAGCGTAAATGATCTTATCTACCCGATGTTTATTCTTATGGGTAAAAACAGGCGTGAAGCTGTTGAATCAATGCCGGGTATTGAACGTGTATCTATCGATCTGCTGATCGAAGAAGCTCAGTTGCTGGCTGGACTGGGCGTTCCGGCAATTGCACTGTTCCCGGTTGTCAATCAGGATGTGAAAAGCCTGAATGCGGAAGAAGCCTATAATCCGGAAGGTCTGGTACAGCGCGCGGTTCGTGCACTGAAAGAACATGTACCGGAAATGGGCGTGATTACCGATGTGGCTCTGGATCCCTTCACCACTCACGGACAGGACGGCATTATTGATGAAACCGGCTATGTTCTGAATGACGAGACGACTGAAGTGCTGATTAAGCAGGCACTTTCTCACGCAGAAGCGGGCGCGGATGTGGTTGCTCCATCGGATATGATGGACGGACGTATCGGCAAAATTCGTGAAGCTCTGGAAGAAGCCGGATATATTTACACCCAGATCATGGCCTACTCGGCGAAATACGCTTCCAGCTATTACGGGCCTTTCCGTGATGCAGTGGGCTCCGCTTCCAACCTGAAAGGCGGCAACAAGAAAAACTATCAGATGGATCCGGCCAACAGCGATGAAGCCTTGCATGAAGTGGCAATGGACATCAATGAAGGCGCAGACATGGTGATGGTTAAGCCTGGTATGCCTTACCTTGATGTGGTGCGCCGTGTTAAGTCCGAGCTTCAGGTGCCAACCTATGCGTATCAGGTTTCTGGTGAATACGCCATGCACAAAGCTGCAATTCAGAACGGCTGGCTGAAAGAGAAAGAGATCGTTCTTGAATCATTGCTCTGCTTTAAGCGAGCAGGTGCAGATGGCATTCTTACCTACTTTGCCAAAGATGTAGCACTTTGGCTGGCTGAAGATAATGCGAAGGCGAAAGAAAGCTTATCTCAAGACTAA
- the polA gene encoding DNA polymerase I, which translates to MASIPENPLILIDGSSYLYRAFHAYPGTMSNGEIPTNAVYGVVNMLRSMMRKYPSDKIAVVFDAKGKTFRDDMYPEYKANRPPMPDDLRCQIEPLYNVIKAMGLPLISIPGVEADDVIGTLSSQASKAGVPVLISTGDKDMAQLVDENVTLINTMTDVVMDREGVIEKFGIPPELIIDYLALMGDKVDNIPGVPGVGDKTATALLQGIGGLEALYDKLDDIAALGFRGSKTMAKKLTENRENAYLSYELATIKLDVELEESHDSLVKAEPSTDELIKLYGQLTFKSWLNELLEGGSGAVQADAGAAAGSAGAAIAEADTSAVTIDRSQYETVSDEESFNNWLEKLKAAEVFAFDTETDSLDYMVANLVGLSFAVSEGEAAYVPVAHDYLDAPEQLDRDWVLQQLKPILEDEAQAKVGQNLKYDASVLARYDIEMKGIKHDTMLASYVYNSVGGKHDMDSLALRFLQHSCISFESVAGKGKKQLTFNQIDLEQAAPYAAEDADVTLRLHNRLNESIEQDEKLKSVYQEIEMPLVPVLSRMERTGVLIDDMLLGAQSQEIAVRLEELEKEAYEIAGEEFNLSSPKQLQAILFEKMGLPVVKKTPSGAPSTNEEVLQELALDYPLPKRILEYRGLAKLKSTYTDKLPKMINPHTGRVHTSYHQAVTATGRLSSTDPNLQNIPVRNEEGRRIRQAFVAPHGWKIMAVDYSQIELRIMAHLSGDQALLDAFKHGKDIHAATAAEILGLDIDQVSSEQRRRAKAINFGLIYGMSAFGLAKQLGIPRGEAQSYMDTYFERYPGVMQYMEDTRAQASEQGYVETLFGRRLHLPEIKSRNGMRRKAAERAAINAPMQGTAADIIKKAMLLVDNWIQSEGEGNVKLLMQVHDELVLEVKESSLDEIESKVQKLMESAASLDVPLVADAGHGDNWDQAH; encoded by the coding sequence ATGGCAAGCATCCCTGAAAACCCACTTATTCTTATTGACGGCTCTTCTTACCTGTATCGCGCGTTTCACGCCTATCCTGGCACCATGAGCAATGGAGAAATCCCGACCAATGCCGTTTATGGCGTGGTAAACATGCTGCGAAGCATGATGAGAAAGTACCCTTCAGACAAGATAGCCGTGGTATTTGATGCCAAGGGCAAAACTTTCCGTGACGATATGTATCCGGAGTATAAAGCCAACCGTCCACCGATGCCGGATGACCTCAGATGCCAGATTGAACCTTTGTACAATGTAATTAAAGCAATGGGTTTGCCTCTGATCTCTATTCCGGGTGTAGAGGCGGACGATGTTATCGGTACTTTGTCTTCTCAGGCTTCTAAGGCTGGCGTTCCGGTACTTATCAGTACCGGTGATAAAGATATGGCTCAGCTGGTGGATGAAAACGTCACTCTGATTAACACCATGACAGATGTGGTGATGGATCGCGAAGGCGTTATCGAGAAATTCGGTATACCGCCAGAGCTGATTATCGATTATCTGGCACTCATGGGCGACAAAGTGGATAACATTCCGGGCGTGCCGGGTGTGGGTGATAAAACGGCAACCGCGCTTCTTCAGGGTATTGGTGGTCTGGAAGCTCTGTATGACAAGCTGGATGATATTGCCGCTCTTGGATTCCGTGGCTCTAAGACCATGGCGAAGAAACTGACTGAAAACAGAGAGAATGCCTACCTTTCCTATGAGCTGGCAACCATCAAGCTGGATGTCGAGCTTGAAGAGAGCCATGACTCACTGGTAAAAGCAGAACCAAGCACAGATGAGCTGATTAAGCTGTATGGCCAGCTTACATTTAAATCCTGGCTTAACGAACTTCTGGAAGGCGGTTCTGGTGCAGTTCAGGCTGATGCAGGTGCAGCAGCAGGCAGCGCCGGTGCTGCTATTGCCGAAGCTGATACTTCCGCAGTTACCATTGACCGAAGCCAGTATGAGACAGTGTCAGATGAAGAATCTTTCAATAACTGGCTGGAAAAACTAAAAGCGGCAGAGGTTTTTGCCTTTGATACCGAAACCGACAGCCTTGATTACATGGTGGCCAACCTTGTGGGTCTCTCCTTTGCCGTAAGTGAAGGTGAGGCGGCCTATGTTCCGGTGGCACATGACTACCTTGATGCGCCAGAGCAGTTAGACCGCGACTGGGTACTACAGCAGCTTAAACCAATTCTTGAAGATGAAGCCCAGGCAAAAGTGGGCCAGAACCTGAAATACGATGCAAGCGTACTGGCTCGTTATGATATTGAGATGAAGGGCATTAAGCATGACACCATGCTGGCCTCTTACGTCTACAACAGCGTAGGTGGTAAGCATGATATGGACAGTCTTGCTCTGCGCTTCCTTCAGCACAGCTGTATCTCATTTGAAAGCGTTGCCGGTAAAGGCAAGAAACAGCTGACATTCAATCAGATCGATCTTGAGCAGGCTGCACCTTATGCCGCAGAAGATGCCGATGTGACGCTTCGTCTGCATAACCGCCTGAACGAAAGCATTGAACAGGATGAAAAGCTAAAGTCTGTTTATCAAGAGATTGAAATGCCGCTTGTACCTGTGCTGTCGCGCATGGAGCGTACCGGTGTTCTGATTGACGACATGCTGCTTGGCGCTCAGTCTCAGGAGATTGCAGTGCGTCTGGAAGAGCTTGAGAAGGAAGCCTATGAGATTGCCGGAGAAGAGTTTAACCTGAGCTCACCGAAACAGCTTCAGGCGATTCTTTTTGAGAAGATGGGCCTGCCTGTTGTGAAGAAAACACCGTCAGGTGCTCCTTCAACCAATGAAGAGGTTCTGCAGGAGCTGGCACTGGACTACCCGCTTCCGAAGCGAATCCTTGAATACCGTGGTCTGGCGAAGCTAAAGTCCACTTATACTGACAAGCTGCCTAAGATGATTAATCCGCATACCGGACGTGTGCATACCTCCTACCATCAGGCGGTAACAGCGACAGGGCGTCTGTCATCAACAGATCCTAACCTGCAGAATATTCCGGTCAGAAATGAAGAAGGCCGCCGTATCCGTCAGGCATTTGTTGCGCCGCACGGGTGGAAAATCATGGCGGTGGACTACTCTCAGATTGAGCTGAGAATTATGGCGCACCTGTCAGGTGACCAGGCTCTTCTGGATGCGTTTAAGCACGGCAAAGATATCCACGCAGCAACGGCGGCAGAAATTCTTGGTCTGGATATTGACCAGGTGAGCAGTGAGCAGCGTCGCAGGGCGAAAGCGATTAACTTTGGTCTTATCTATGGTATGAGCGCATTTGGTCTGGCTAAGCAGCTGGGTATTCCTCGTGGCGAAGCACAAAGCTATATGGATACCTACTTCGAGCGTTACCCTGGCGTGATGCAGTATATGGAAGATACCCGTGCACAGGCTTCAGAGCAGGGCTATGTTGAAACCCTGTTTGGCCGTCGTTTGCATCTGCCGGAGATCAAGTCCAGAAACGGCATGAGACGTAAAGCGGCGGAGCGGGCTGCAATCAACGCACCAATGCAGGGAACGGCTGCAGACATTATCAAGAAAGCCATGCTGTTGGTGGACAACTGGATTCAGTCTGAAGGCGAAGGCAATGTGAAGCTGCTTATGCAGGTACACGATGAACTTGTGCTGGAAGTGAAAGAAAGTTCTTTAGACGAAATTGAAAGTAAAGTACAAAAATTGATGGAGTCAGCAGCTTCGCTTGATGTTCCTCTGGTGGCTGATGCGGGTCATGGAGATAACTGGGATCAGGCCCACTAG
- the yihA gene encoding ribosome biogenesis GTP-binding protein YihA/YsxC, with product MELTLSVKIHYQNTHFITSAPDIRHMPDDAGIEIAFAGRSNAGKSSALNRLTNQRSLAKTSKTPGRTQLINLFKVQDNCHIVDLPGYGFAQVPLEMKKKWQKSLGEYLQKRECLKGLVVLMDIRHPMKDLDQQLIYWAVECGIPVQVLLTKADKLKSGARKATLLKIREAALAFGGDVKVDVFSSLKGIGVDQLRNKLDLWFAPALEVIESEEEEAISDSDESTES from the coding sequence ATGGAGTTAACATTGAGCGTTAAAATTCATTATCAAAATACGCATTTTATCACTAGTGCGCCTGATATCCGTCACATGCCTGATGACGCAGGTATCGAGATTGCCTTTGCAGGCCGCTCAAATGCTGGCAAATCCAGTGCGTTAAACCGTCTGACGAATCAGCGCAGCCTGGCGAAGACCAGTAAAACTCCAGGCCGGACTCAGTTAATCAACCTGTTTAAAGTTCAGGATAACTGTCATATCGTCGACCTGCCGGGATACGGTTTCGCACAGGTTCCACTGGAGATGAAGAAGAAGTGGCAGAAGTCTCTGGGCGAATACCTGCAAAAGCGTGAATGCCTGAAAGGCCTGGTTGTACTGATGGACATCCGTCATCCGATGAAAGATCTGGATCAGCAGCTTATTTACTGGGCAGTTGAGTGTGGCATTCCTGTGCAGGTACTGCTGACGAAAGCTGATAAACTAAAAAGCGGCGCAAGGAAGGCAACGCTTCTTAAGATCCGTGAAGCTGCACTTGCATTCGGCGGTGACGTAAAAGTAGACGTATTCTCGTCCCTGAAAGGAATCGGCGTAGACCAGCTAAGAAACAAACTAGACCTGTGGTTCGCTCCAGCTCTGGAAGTTATAGAAAGCGAAGAGGAAGAAGCAATCTCTGACAGTGACGAAAGCACGGAGTCTTAG
- a CDS encoding c-type cytochrome, protein MKKLVLALSLFASCTVWAQGSIEAGKAKTTTCVACHAADGNSLITSYPKLAGQHETYIKKQLKELKLGGETAGEKGRYDPVMSPMAIPLSPEDMADLAAYYASLPMSDNSTPENVVEKGKVLYLAGDKERGLTACIACHGPRGNGMGLAGFPKISGQHADYIKLQLTKFRKAERTNDPNGMMRDVAKLLTDEDIEILSKYVGGLH, encoded by the coding sequence ATGAAAAAATTAGTGTTAGCCTTAAGCTTGTTTGCCAGCTGCACTGTTTGGGCTCAGGGAAGTATAGAAGCTGGTAAAGCGAAAACCACAACCTGTGTCGCTTGTCATGCTGCGGATGGTAATAGTCTTATTACCAGTTACCCTAAACTGGCTGGTCAGCATGAAACTTATATAAAGAAGCAGCTCAAAGAGCTTAAGCTCGGAGGGGAAACCGCTGGTGAAAAAGGCCGTTATGACCCGGTAATGAGCCCGATGGCGATACCTCTTTCTCCCGAAGATATGGCGGATCTGGCGGCGTATTATGCTTCTTTACCTATGTCAGATAACTCGACACCTGAAAATGTGGTCGAAAAAGGTAAAGTTCTCTATCTGGCTGGGGATAAGGAAAGAGGTTTAACAGCCTGTATTGCCTGCCATGGTCCGCGCGGAAATGGTATGGGTCTTGCCGGCTTCCCTAAGATTTCGGGTCAGCATGCGGATTATATCAAACTTCAGCTAACCAAGTTCCGTAAGGCGGAAAGAACCAATGATCCCAATGGCATGATGCGTGATGTGGCAAAACTGCTCACCGATGAGGATATAGAAATCCTGTCTAAATATGTTGGTGGATTGCATTAA
- a CDS encoding class I SAM-dependent methyltransferase: protein MYSCPLCKQADAEFYYEDKVRPYYQCSRCQLVFVPEEHRLDPAREKGFYDLHENNPEDEGYRRFLSRMADPLLDKLEANSSGLDFGCGPGPTLHLLLEQEGHNVELYDIYYYPDTGVLDKTYDFMTATEVIEHLFEPDKVWQQWLNLVKPGGWLGIMTKQVKGVEAFSSWHYKNDLTHVIFFSRETFQYLAERDNLQLEFIGNDVILLRKP, encoded by the coding sequence ATGTATTCATGCCCTTTGTGTAAACAAGCTGACGCTGAATTCTATTATGAAGATAAGGTGCGGCCTTATTACCAGTGTTCGCGTTGCCAGCTGGTCTTTGTTCCGGAAGAACACAGACTGGATCCGGCAAGAGAAAAAGGCTTCTATGATTTGCATGAAAACAACCCAGAAGATGAAGGTTACCGCCGTTTTCTTTCCAGAATGGCTGATCCGCTGCTGGATAAGCTGGAAGCCAACTCTTCCGGACTGGACTTTGGTTGTGGCCCCGGGCCAACTCTGCATTTGCTTCTGGAGCAAGAGGGACACAATGTAGAGTTATATGATATCTACTACTACCCTGATACAGGGGTGTTGGATAAGACATATGACTTTATGACTGCCACAGAGGTGATTGAACACCTGTTTGAACCGGATAAGGTCTGGCAGCAATGGTTGAATTTAGTTAAGCCGGGTGGCTGGCTTGGTATTATGACCAAGCAGGTTAAAGGTGTTGAAGCGTTTTCATCATGGCACTATAAAAATGATCTAACACACGTGATATTTTTTAGCCGCGAAACCTTTCAATACCTGGCGGAGAGAGATAACCTCCAACTAGAATTTATTGGCAATGATGTAATTTTACTGAGGAAACCTTAG
- the yihI gene encoding Der GTPase-activating protein YihI, with protein MSRHKKSRKPGSTGDTDLIVTRNRSESDVEGRLRKKMKKRKGLKTGSRHSEANEAKQRGASKAKDPRLGSKKKIPLIVEEKKKPTKQERRLSAEQELDMLENDAQLNVLLDRIDNGEKLGAGLQKYVDEKLDRIEALMNQLGLIEPEDEPEEEQVIAEPKKQKRASTDEDLLSQFEDLDLGDFEK; from the coding sequence ATGAGTCGACATAAGAAATCGAGAAAACCGGGTTCTACAGGCGATACCGACCTGATAGTAACCAGAAACCGCAGCGAGTCTGATGTGGAAGGCCGTCTGCGTAAAAAAATGAAAAAGCGCAAGGGCCTGAAAACAGGCAGCCGTCACTCTGAAGCAAATGAAGCGAAACAACGGGGCGCTTCTAAAGCAAAAGATCCGCGCCTTGGCAGTAAGAAAAAAATTCCTCTTATTGTAGAAGAGAAGAAAAAGCCGACCAAGCAGGAGCGTCGTCTGTCTGCTGAGCAAGAGCTTGATATGCTGGAAAATGATGCACAGCTGAATGTACTTCTGGATCGCATCGATAACGGCGAAAAGCTGGGCGCTGGTTTGCAGAAGTATGTGGATGAAAAACTGGATCGTATTGAAGCTCTGATGAATCAGCTTGGCCTGATTGAGCCTGAAGACGAACCAGAAGAAGAACAAGTTATTGCTGAGCCGAAGAAGCAGAAACGAGCTTCAACTGATGAAGATCTTCTGTCCCAGTTTGAAGATCTTGATCTGGGCGATTTCGAAAAATAA
- a CDS encoding DUF2489 domain-containing protein: MSLTLLIALGVIIILALGGYAVHLLLKVKKQNQLRQEFMDISIAKRNANIFDSVNTLCLAGIQGQCDLAEVSIRVYYILDYVQGENRIDIEKEYPSLFELYGVVKNFARGEARQALVKKERMKQDLARNKAEARLTDAIIEELKDLQSRIQPWMKAPEDTVTVTSATC, encoded by the coding sequence ATGAGCCTGACTCTTTTGATTGCGCTTGGCGTTATTATTATTCTGGCTTTAGGCGGGTATGCGGTTCATCTGCTGTTAAAGGTGAAAAAGCAGAACCAGCTTCGTCAGGAGTTTATGGATATTTCCATTGCTAAACGCAACGCCAATATCTTTGACAGTGTTAATACTCTTTGCCTGGCCGGTATTCAGGGGCAGTGTGATCTCGCAGAGGTGAGTATCCGGGTGTATTACATTCTGGATTATGTTCAGGGTGAGAACCGCATTGATATTGAAAAAGAGTACCCATCACTGTTTGAACTGTACGGTGTGGTGAAGAACTTTGCCCGTGGCGAAGCAAGACAGGCTCTGGTTAAGAAAGAGCGAATGAAGCAGGATCTTGCGCGCAATAAAGCAGAAGCGCGCCTGACGGATGCAATTATTGAAGAGCTGAAGGATCTTCAGAGCCGGATCCAGCCATGGATGAAGGCGCCGGAAGATACGGTCACCGTCACTTCTGCAACTTGTTAA
- the hemN gene encoding oxygen-independent coproporphyrinogen III oxidase, with protein MSSEQIVWDQSVIDKYNYSGPRYTSYPTALEFHEAFTIAEFDMACHQYPDRPLSLYVHIPFCHKLCYYCGCNKVITRHAHKADEYLDALEHEIRQRAFLLNTRNVTQLHFGGGTPTFLSKAQITRLMKIIYTEFDFDSDAEISIEVDPREIELDMLDHLRKEGFNRLSIGVQDFDKEVQKLVNREQDEEFIFAMVERAKELGFRSTNLDLIYGLPKQTKEGFAKTLDQVLELQPGRLSVFNYAHMPQLFAAQRKIKDEDLPKAEEKMAILQDTIATLTGAGYQFIGMDHFAKPDDELAVAQREGVLHRNFQGYTTQGDCDLIGFGVSAISMIGDCYAQNQKELKHYYAQVDEMRHALWKGVSLDKDDLIRREVIKALICNFTLDKREIESAHNLTFNQYFEEDLQLLQTFIDDELVEVSDTHIKVTPRGRLLIRNICMCFDKYMRKRARQQQFSRVI; from the coding sequence ATGTCTAGCGAACAAATTGTTTGGGACCAGTCCGTCATCGATAAATACAATTACTCGGGCCCAAGATATACCTCTTATCCAACAGCGCTTGAATTCCACGAAGCATTCACCATTGCCGAATTTGATATGGCGTGCCATCAGTATCCGGATCGCCCGCTATCCCTGTACGTTCATATTCCGTTCTGCCACAAGCTTTGTTACTACTGTGGCTGTAATAAGGTTATTACCCGTCACGCACATAAAGCGGATGAATATCTGGATGCTCTGGAGCATGAGATCCGCCAGCGCGCATTCCTGTTAAATACCAGAAATGTCACTCAGCTGCATTTTGGTGGCGGCACTCCGACATTCCTGAGCAAAGCTCAGATTACCCGTCTGATGAAGATTATTTACACTGAGTTTGATTTTGACAGCGATGCGGAAATCAGTATTGAAGTGGATCCGCGTGAAATCGAACTGGATATGCTGGATCATCTGCGTAAAGAAGGTTTTAACCGTCTGAGCATCGGGGTTCAGGATTTTGATAAAGAAGTTCAGAAGCTGGTTAACCGGGAGCAGGATGAAGAGTTTATCTTTGCTATGGTGGAAAGAGCGAAGGAGCTTGGCTTCCGCTCCACCAATCTGGATTTGATTTACGGCCTGCCGAAGCAAACCAAAGAAGGGTTTGCAAAAACGCTTGATCAGGTGCTGGAGCTTCAGCCTGGGCGCCTGTCGGTGTTTAACTATGCTCATATGCCTCAGTTATTTGCTGCGCAGCGTAAAATCAAAGATGAAGACCTGCCAAAGGCAGAGGAGAAAATGGCTATCCTTCAGGATACCATTGCCACTCTGACCGGTGCCGGTTATCAGTTTATCGGCATGGACCACTTTGCCAAACCGGACGATGAACTGGCAGTGGCGCAAAGAGAAGGCGTGCTGCACAGAAACTTCCAGGGCTACACCACTCAGGGCGACTGCGATCTGATCGGCTTTGGTGTTTCTGCTATTTCCATGATTGGCGACTGTTATGCTCAGAACCAGAAAGAGCTGAAGCACTACTATGCTCAGGTTGATGAAATGCGTCATGCCCTTTGGAAAGGCGTCTCCCTGGATAAAGATGACCTGATCCGCCGTGAAGTGATTAAAGCACTTATCTGTAACTTTACTCTGGATAAGAGAGAAATCGAATCGGCACATAATCTGACTTTCAATCAGTATTTTGAAGAAGATCTGCAACTGCTTCAGACTTTCATTGATGATGAACTGGTGGAAGTATCGGATACTCACATTAAAGTGACTCCGAGAGGAAGACTGCTGATCCGGAACATCTGCATGTGCTTCGATAAATACATGAGAAAAAGAGCAAGACAGCAGCAGTTCTCGAGAGTGATTTAA